In Erigeron canadensis isolate Cc75 chromosome 1, C_canadensis_v1, whole genome shotgun sequence, a single window of DNA contains:
- the LOC122585883 gene encoding uncharacterized protein LOC122585883: protein MILNRLVHNQIHVPNPLRIKKVTSFIHIDTILNNSLSEAQLDPQSSDWCERAFPKLIKLTHLLKGLDLISGRLISVNDKRVLNDEFLMQCMHDFKSISTAFIGYHCLQDAVSTTGIITPSLCVNKPIYKEPFSMNSLKKVCDILVVSAQQRKLVRLAVCPQVTQYQIWTGALMEILNQLKYEMSVNDYARSTKGDNMAQQIVVNCLRFLDDFESYDPDATSWMRIAPKKGAESPPSAKWADLLEMFDDLITCLKNDHKFHFYLIKLEIMKEGLAQIKDVLVDKNIGYKDARHQQSLVQKKLTKSLGHSSRCLFTLLSYYLYGTIQDIEFDICCWFSEDIGGNKFYVCVGKILTSDGDKMIRRAVKQLYRAIGVIKFVYEIAEMKEVLELQGHIWCIGSESRSIAYRGHKFFIHEISL from the coding sequence ATGATACTAAATAGACTTGTACATAACCAGATTCATGTTCCAAATCCTCTCAGAATCAAGAAAGTAACTAGCTTTATTCATATAGATACGATATTGAATAACTCGTTAAGTGAAGCACAATTAGACCCTCAATCTTCGGACTGGTGTGAAAGAGCTTTCCCGAAATTAATTAAGTTGACCCATTTGCTAAAGGGTTTGGATTTAATCAGTGGAAGATTGATTAGTGTTAATGATAAACGTGTTTTGAATGACGAGTTTCTTATGCAATGTATGCATGATTTTAAGTCTATTAGTACAGCCTTTATTGGGTACCATTGCTTGCAGGATGCAGTATCGACAACGGGTATTATTACACCTAGTCTTTGTGTTAACAAGCCGATTTATAAAGAACCTTTTTCTATGAATTCTCTTAAGAAAGTATGTGATATTTTAGTTGTATCTGCTCAACAGAGAAAGTTAGTGCGGCTTGCAGTATGCCCACAAGTCACACAATATCAGATATGGACGGGTGCCCTTATGGAAATATTGAACCAACTAAAATATGAAATGAGTGTTAATGATTATGCGCGTAGTACTAAAGGTGATAACATGGCTCAACAAATAGTGGTTAATTGTCTTAGGTTCTTGGATGACTTCGAGTCCTATGATCCTGATGCAACTTCATGGATGCGGATTGCACCTAAGAAGGGTGCAGAGTCACCACCTTCAGCTAAATGGGCAGATTTGCTTGAAATGTTTGATGATTTAATTACCTGTTTAAAGAATGATCACAAGTTTCATTTTTATCTCATAAAGCTTGAAATCATGAAAGAAGGGTTGGCGCAGATTAAAGATGTTTTGGTAGATAAAAATATTGGATACAAAGATGCTCGACACCAACAAAGTTTAGTTCAAAAGAAATTGACTAAATCATTGGGTCATTCATCTCGATGTTTGTTCACGCTTCTGTCGTATTATCTGTATGGTACTATTCAAGATATTGAGTTTGACATTTGCTGTTGGTTTTCCGAGGATATTGGCGGGAATAAGTTTTATGTGTGTGTTGGGAAGATTTTGACATCCGATGGAGATAAAATGATAAGGCGTGCAGTCAAGCAGTTGTATAGGGCCATTGGTGTTATTAAGTTTGTGTATGAAATTGCGGAAATGAAAGAGGTTTTGGAACTTCAAGGTCATATATGGTGCATAGGGTCGGAGAGCAGATCAATTGCATATAGAGGGCATAAGTTTTTCATTCATGAAATTAGTCTCTGA